tttcctggcatgcctcccatgcaggtcaaatttgtatttctttctgaTTGCAGAACCATGCACTttaacaccaacagttgcaagacttactatatgctatgatgaaattttggacttcttggagacttctttttgtatcagacggtctgctcttgggctgaatttgctggtaCGGCCAGTCCCGGGCAAAttaattggcagtcatttgaattCTGTGCCATTTATAGATTATTTTCCCTATGGTGGAATGATGTGTTTAGAATAATTTGGACTtgtcagactcataggcatccacaaccttttttttctgaagtctttaaagaactctttagatcttggaatgatgacatcacacaccacaccatTGAAGGGAAGACCAGACACTAGATTTGAGAAGGgcataaataagacaggttccacctgcactccctaagcaggttctaatcattGGCACACAAtcatgaacacctgattctaattttatggatttgaaggtgtgataaatgtaggggtgtacttactttttctatgTGACTAatctgttttggttttttttgttaattaaaattgtgaaaattactacacaATGTCAATTGTCATGCTTCTGTGGTTTTATAGTTAATGtctaataattaatatttgcaGGTTTTCAGAGCCAGCTGATTCCATTGTTTGATCCAGTACTTTCACCCCGAAACCTTGTGCTGGTGGCAGTGAAACCCAAAGAAGATAGAAGATAGTAGAACAATTCAAACCTGCATTTAATGTCTATAATGCCCAAAATGTCCAAAATTGGATTTGCTTAAAGGGAAAGTACACTGATGAGACTCAAGtatgtttatttgtgaaatcATGTTGCTTAAATGCAATGCTCTGAATTTTAAATCACTTTTTAAAACTGCTGACAAATATTTTCTCCTGAGATGTACTGGCATATAATGGTTTTAGCTGCTTTATTGAACAAAACCCGGTCCAGAACTCAATATAATAGGCAAAATCCTTAATAATAGTGGaggtactgtatgtattttaaaCTTTTTCTTAAGTTTGGGAATTAGACCAAATCTTGTTCAGAAAAGTGAAATCTCCCTGTATATTTCTGCCTGTGGTAAATTGTCTAAATTGCTTGatgttattgattttattttgctaAAGCTTTTTAATACACTTGCTTTCCCTATCTCTCTCATTTTGTTAGCAAATGTCTCGGACAacctataaaaaaataatcctcTTTGGCCCACAGAGGAAATTATATAGACCCCAACAGTTCTCTCATAGTTACCAGAGTGAATGTGTTATGCAGGTTGTTTTACATTAATGCCTCTGATTAATTACCAGGTTTGTTACACAATTAACATGCGGGAGTACTTAAACCATTATGTGTAGTATTCAATTACATTAGAACTGCTGAGTGGGTAGCCTTTGACTAGCGTGCTCTGCCTGAGACCTAATAGTATTAATGAAGGTATCAGAGCTCAGGATCTCTGGTGCATCTCATAAAACATTTAGAACGCCACAGATATGAACCTACTAAAACGTTTTAGGCAGAATCAAAGATAGAATCCAGCTTAACTGAAGAAGTGAAagactatttttaataaactgctTTCTGTCAGTttctgaagagaaaaaaaagctaattaatTGCTCTCACATATGCATGTCAGAATCAACTAAACTCCAGGTAGTTAAATTCATGGTGATACTAAAGGTGATATTCTCATTGTACGTTTGCTTGAAAGCCATATGAATTAACATTTGGTAAAGCAGCGTTTCATCCCCCTGATCTCAAACCATCATGTAATActtattacatacatacatacatacatacatatacatatacataaatatatacatacatacatacacacacacacacacacattatatatatatatatatatatatatatatatatatatatatatacacacacacacacacacacacacatatatatatatacatacatacatacacacacacaaaatatattaaatagcCATTCCGGTTGCCATTTTACCTGTAGATGGAGTTGGTGAAGAAAACTATCTATATCCCCCTCAGCTGTTCAGCATGTTAGCATCTTAGAAGAAAGCTTACTTATTTGCTGtgatttaacaaataaattgaattcTTAAGTAAAATCCGAACATCCCACGTTTGCACATTTCTTTGGTGGGTGATGTAATCCAGATAATTTACATTATTAggcttgtgaaataaatcttTCAAAAGCAGAAAGGTAACGTTTGTAAGATTAAGACTAATGTTGAAAAAAGTACAAGAAgacacattttaatttttataagtAAAGAATGATCAAGTATGATACATTAGATATGTTATATTACTGTGCAGAGGAGAAAGTCCAGATGATGACCTGAACAGGCATCAGTTTTTCATACACTCAACAAAGAAATCATTACATGCCACAGTAAGTGCTGCCACCAGAATTACAAATTCATGGAAGTCCACTTCCCCATCTCGGTTCTGATCAAGATCATTTATTATCTTCTCCACAACCAGTGGATCTTTGCTTGCCTAgaatgaaagagtgtgtgaaattCAGACTTTAAATCCAAGACAAACCAGATGTAAATATGGCAGTTAAGGCACTTTTTGTAAAGGATTAATCAAAAGGCTGAAATAGCCTGAACCATCTGCTTAGTATGGTTCAGGGTAATAATCTACTTCCAGCAAACCAGAAAAAGTCATTGGAAAATGAACTTACAGCTAAGAAAACGCTTAGTTCTCCTTGTAGAAGACTCCTCAACTCAGCTTTACTCAGTTTGTATTTGTCCCCCTCCTTGGAAGAATATGTGTGGAACACTTTGATTAAGGTCTCCATTGCATTTTCCAACTGAGATGCCATGTTTTCTACAGTGATTATCTGTATAGAACATAAAGGTTTAAGGACCAAAAATGTTATTCCACATGAACCTAATTCTGTAGTCAAATCAATGCACCACATGTGACTCTTTAGGCCTAGGAACAGGTTTGGTCTGCCATgtcttttaatattttatggGATCTACAGCATATAACAGAAATGAAAGATTTCACTATTAACATTCTAGACATGGCTCTTGACATTTATtagaataaaacaataaaccCACAATTGTGCAACTGTACCATGTACAGTTATCTTTTTAGTAACAAACAACCAGCATTATTGTGTAGCTTActgtaatttgtatttatttttatttttttaaggctAGTAAAGGACAATGGCAAATCCATGTAATAAATACTATGCAAACTCATTTGTAATCAACTTAGCTCTTTTTCTGTGATTCTAATCCATTTCAGACTGGTTAGCCTACATATCAGCAAACATAATCTGGTCTATTCAATTACACTAACAAATTGAGAAATTTGTTATCTTACCGAGAGAGGGAAAGCTGCAGTTGACACCTGAGGAGATTCACTGTCTCCCCTTTCTAGCATCTCATGCATTAAATGGCAGCAGCTCACAGTGCACCTCTGCCTTGGCTGATTATAGGATTAAGCACCTCCTACTGCCAGTCATAAATAATTAGAAGGGCTACATACCTCTAtactaaatatttataataaattgtaTAAGTAGGCCATGGCTACAGTCAAAATAGTATCTTATCACATAGTCAGGTATTAGAAACTGTAGTAAACATCAGCAAATagtaagcctttttttttaaatgaacattgcTGTGCTAAACAGCATACAAAAAGCGTGACATAGACTTGGAGCGTTTCCAAAATCATATACTCTCCGAGATTAAGCAATCAGTATTGCTCCTCTATGTAACGGTTTCTTTAGATGTGACGCACCTCATGAACTTGGCTGTGTAACTGACCTCACCTCCACTTAATCACGTCACCTCATTTATAAACTCGCACGCCTTATGCAAGCTGAAGATTCTCCAGAAGGTGGGGCTATTACCACTCAAGTAGCGTTTGTATGCATTCATCAGTGTAAATTAGAGAACTGGCATGAACCCACAACAGTGCGAACTCATGAAGGTACATATATTTGCAATTTACAACTATTGGATTCATAACCTACCCCTCacatatttgtttgttaaatgaCTAACTGAATCTGCTAATCATGGTTTCCTCACAAAGCATTTCTCAAGACAGATACTTAAATCATCTTATTGATATTGAACTTTCTTCACTGCCTCCTCTGAATTGGCTGCTTGTCACGATCAAGTTGGATTTCTTTCATGCATAAAGATTGAGATTATTGTTTGCTGTACCTGATCTGGCAAATGCATTGCCACCAATTCAAGGAGCACTAACTGAATAACTGTTACAGGACTATTGCATGAAAGTATTTACTGTAGCTTTAAACAATCTGCATCAGTGCTGTCCTGAATCTGTGGAGTTTAAATTGACCCCACAGTGTTCAATTCTTTTAATACAAGAGTTCATGAGGGCCAAGAACCCCTGTGTGGTATTTTGTTACCTGGGACACTTCTCACCTAGGCCTAGAAGGTAGCAAAGTGTTTGAGCTGTTGAGGCCATATAGATGTTGGTGGCTTTTGATATAAATGTGCACAGAACAAACTGTTTCTTTGCCTAGTtcccttggaaaaaaaaaaaaaaaaaaaaaattgagatcAGAGCACAAAGGCCAACCATAGAATGCTCTGCCATGGCTTGGAATCTCATTGAAGAGCCCAACATATGGCATCTTGGCAGTGCAGGAATTTGACCCCTCACCCTTCCAACATCCTTTATCACCTAGCCAGTACGGCCTGCTAAATTGGGGTCCAATCGCTAAAATATCAGTATGTGTTTTATTACAATCACAATAAGTTTCATAGTGCCCACTGTGAAGTGATTTTCACATTTGGTCATGAAAAATTTATCTGCAGTACAATGCTATCAGTGCTTTACATTTCTAAAAGCTCCTCCAGGTGAACATAAAATGACTTTAGTTGCCTTCAAACTTACATGTTCTTGCAGTCAGTCAACTAGTAATTCTAAAATAATGGCAACAGGATCCAAATGTGGTAGTCCAAAATGAAAAGGTCATGTTTGCTGCTACACCTTTCATTGGTGGATAAAGGGGTCCAAACTGCTTCCATGAAGACCTACTAGGGATTTGCATCCAGGCTCTTCAATGGCAAAGTACCATGGTGGTTTTATACAAAAGAATGATCATGTGCTCAGTGCAATACACTTTATTAACGCAGAAGAGAAAGTCCAGATGACCTGAACAGGTATCAGTTTTTCATACACTGAACAAAGAAGTCATTACATGCCACAGTAAGTGCTGCCACCAGAACTACAAATTCCTGGAAATCCACTTCTCCATCTCGGTTCTCATCTAGATCAGACATTATCTTCTCCACAACCAGTGGATCTTTGCTTGCCTGGAATGAGAATGCAGTAGTCTCAGACTTGTATTTAACAAATTTTAGCCAAGAGTTTAATATAGCATAGAAAGTTAACTCATTTAAACAttcacttttatccaaagcaactagtgagaaaatacaagcagagcgatatcaagcagagaacaatacacgTAGTACTCACAGCTAAGAAGTCACTTAGTTCTCCTTGTAGAAGGCTCTTCATCTCAGCTTTACTCAGTTTGTATTTGTCCCCTTCCTTGGAAGAATATGTGTGGAAGACTTTGATAAGGCTGTCCATTGCACTTTCCAACTGAGAAACCATTTTTCTACAGTGATTCCCTGTGTGAAGCATTAAGGTCCAATCAAGCCTGTTAGTGCTGATCATTCATTAACATCGTTCTAAATTAATAAAGGCACATTAATACATCACCCATTTGTAATCAACTCTCTAGGTAAAGTAACTTAACATTTATAATTCTTTTCAAAGATTCTCCAGTAATGGAATTCCTTAGAGGAACAACATATCCTATTCTCaattacacacactcctcttcTACCCATTATGAACACCTGCTGACCCCTTAACAACTCCAATCCACTGACCAATTTCTCACTGCTATGGAGGGATCTGGTGTCTCCGGGTAACAAGTTGTTTGGCCCCAGGAGACTGATGTTCAGAGGGAATAGGAGGACTGACATGCATCAAATATTTAAGTAGTCTTTTGTTGCAGTTTAAAAGGTTGAGAATGGCCATCTAAAATAAAGTCATGTTCTTAATGTAATTCTTCtagaaaacattaaaatatccAAAATAAAGTGACAACTTTAGCAGGCCCATCATTCTGATACCCAATTTGAAGTTTTGAACAAAAAGAAGATAAATCTAGACAGCTATTTAAATAGTAAAACCACCCACAGGATGCCATAACCTACACCAAGTATGATATCCTTGGGCATCATCACTTAATCATCTTAGCTTTCTAAGCTACATTGTGTGAATATCTAACAGTACTCTGTAATATAATTATGAAGTAAACTTAAAACCAGACATGAATCCTaataaaaagcaataaataaaaacagagctcCTTCTTTCTTTGTCACAGGGATGGATAGAAAACCTTTTACAACTTACATTTTAGTATGCACCTTTTACTCAGAACGGTGCATGTAGTGTACTTTGAAGCTCTACTCTAATCATGGTCAAATTATACAccttaaatctttttaaatatacacatttcCAGATACAtactaaaaatgtcaaataattaaaataatgtacGCATACACTTTAAAGTACAATTGCAGCGAAAAGAAAAGATAGCGTTTAGGATCATTTTTCCTTGAGTGTTGTTCTCGTTTAATTCTAACCAATTTCACATTACTTAGCCTGTCTCTTTTCTAGGCTAAAGATTATTTTTGGTTGTTGCCTTTTCAAGTAAGTAAACAAAAAGGAGAAATTAATTATCTTACCGAAAAAGTGAAAGCTGCAGCTGATACCTGAAGAGAGTCAAAACTGTCTTCCCTTTCTGCATGTCACGCATTAAATATCAGCGGTTCACCTGCGTGCTCTAATTAGCTGTGTGTCAGACCCCAGGTCACTCCTCGCCCCCTATAGGCGCTTCCTTAAACGCCCAAACAACAAAGGAACACATTATCACAAGGAGCAAGGAAGTCAAcgaaaaatacattaataactTTTTCATCATTACAAAAGCAagtttgaattattttaaagtaaatttgtgtgtgtcGTAGACAagaacacactctctctgcgtctgctctgttcagtgagtgtctgAGAGCCGTAgttttaacaatgtcatggataaccaGACGCGCCCATCCTCTGTAATTGGGATAACCATGAGATATAACTCATCATTTTGTCAGTTAGATCTTGACCCCACCACCTTAAAATGATCTGACTGCTTCCATTTCCTCCTTTATTAATTGTTCAATTGCCTCTGCTACTATTCAGTTGGAATTAAATAAGGTGGTAGATCCACCTATTCTTTAAAAGCATGAGCGGGATCCCATTCTGGTAAACAGCTAAACCCATCTCTAATCTCCATTTTGTAGTAAGGTCATGGAAAGAGTTATTGCTTCCCAGCTGCAAGTCCACCTATAGTCTCCAATAATTATGATCACTTTCAGTCTGGTTTTCGCCTATCTCAGCACTCAGACAGCTCTTGTCAAGGTTGCTAATGATCTTATACACCCCATGGATTCTGGTGGTCTTACTATACTTTTATCTGCCTTGAGCTGAGCTTGTCAGCTGACAACATGCCATGTCATACACCTTGTCCATCTCTCAACCATTGTTATCACAGTTTTATCCCTCTCTTGGTTTAAGTCCCAtcaaacagacagacaatatttcatttcagttgAGAAACACATATCTTCCACTATTACCCTCAGCTCATGGTGCCTCTCAGGGTTCTGTTCTTGGTCTTCTTCCCTTTACAATCTATTTGCTTTTCCTTATGGCCACGTTATCTATCATCACAGCctttatgctgatgacacatcAAGATTTATGTTTACATAAACAAGATTTATGTTTCTGCCTGCCTTTTTACAGCCACACCATATCCTGATAAGTGCCTGTATCAGTGACATAAAGAactggattattatttttaattttatttaaaatgtattgttattattattattattattattattattattaataataagttCAGAAAAATGCCCCTAATTCGCGTAATGTATTAATTTCAGTATTTATCTGTGTATTCTACTATGTATTTGTTCTTTGCATGCATACTGATGTAgataaaatagtttttaaaagtgtcatatattattttttgtttgttttaatttatttatgaaattttCTTATCAttaatttatcaatttattcctttatgtatacatttttgtttctgtcaAATGCTGCATTTCTTCATCCATGATAATACAATGGGATGTGgagtatttttaaattatgcatTGCTATGATGTAGAGATTAGACATAAAAAGTTGTTTTCACCCTGTGGGCTGGGGCCACCCAGTGAATCATGGTGGTACTGCAGAGTATTATATTTTTTGAATAAATATACTCAGTTAAATTTGCCAAAAGGCCAACAGGCTCAGTTTAACCAAAGACAATTCCAATGTAATCATCTGGTTACAGCATGAAACATATGCTGGTTTTACAGCAAAAACATAATTAGGTTTTACATCATATAAAGTTAGTTTGCCTCTGAAACGTCATACAAATAAAGTTGATCCTATAAACTTCACCAAGCTACAtctaattaaaagaaaaaaacaacaatacacATTTTAGAAATTGTTTAGCAATGCTGATAAAAATAAGACTGCTGTTCTAGATAACTGGCCTGTTTTTACTGATTATTCATGGCTTATATAGGTTTGTAATGTCTGTCTGTTATTTTGAATTACACACAAATTAATTTGGCActtcaaattatttttaaaatgcattgttTTAAATACAGGATTACAATTCATTCAAAAGactaaaaaaacacattttgaaaCAGCTGCAAACaattttgaggatcatcaactATTATAATACCTGCTAATAGACATGGGATAGTTTTCACATTCACTTGTGTTAAGTCACTCTGAATTAATGTTACTCAAACCTCACTCTCTGAGGTGtgaatcaccccaaaccatgttaATGCCTGattatgcaaatatttatagCGCTACAGAGCTTTACCCTATGTATATAAACTCTGTATGAAAGTAGGAAGATTCTCTGGAGCCTATTGGGTGACTACTAATGGGCAAAAGTAGTACAAAtaattaaactaaaataaaaaaagatgatgtGAGGCATCTCGTATTCTaaattctaaaatgtgtgtggcACTGTTGCATGTCTTCTCAAACAGGCTGAACTATTTAGCACAAGGCATAGcgattttgttttaatggcaGTGTGTCCACCCACATCCAAGTTCAATATTTAGTGAAGATACAAAGAAGCAAACTTTCGCTCATTGGCTTTGCATGCATCAAAATGCAGCCAAGTGTGTCAATACTTTAATCTTTAATGAAAATACAGAGAAGTTTGAGTGCaaacattattaaacacaaGGAACATGTACACTCACAGACTACTTTATTAGGatcacctgtacacctactcattcatgcaattatgaaatcagccaatcatgtggcagcagtgcaatgcataaaatcatgcagatacggaccagcagcttcgggtaatgttcacataaaaaatgtgatctcagtgattttgaccgtagcatgattgttggtgctgGGCGGGCTggttgagtatttctataactgctgttctcctgggattttcacacacaacagtcgctagagtttactcagaatgctgcaataaagaaaaaaacatccaatgagcagcacttctgcagacagaaacgcagaggtcaacagagaatggccagaccgGTTTGAACTGCCataaaggctacagtaactcagataaccacgctgtacaattgtggtgaacagaaaagcatatccatatgcacaacacattgaacattgaggtggatgggctacaagagcagaagTCCACATCGgattccacttctgtcagccaagaacagaaagctgagtctgcagtgggcacaggctcaccaaaactggacagttgaagactggaaaaacatagcctggtctgatgaatcttgatttctgctgaagcacacagatggtaggatcagaatttggcaccaacagcatgaatcaacggacccaacctgccttgtggtTGGCGGAGCTAgggtaatggtgtggggaatgttttcttggcacaatttgggcccgttaataccaatcaatcatcacttgaatgccacagcctatttgaatattgttgctgaccatgtgaatcccttcatggccacaatttaccatcttctaatggctattccagcatgataatgcaccatgtctcAAAGCAAAactcgtctcaaactggtttcatgaacatgacaatgagttcattgttcttcagtggccttcctagtcaccggatctgaatccaataaaACTcatttgggatgtggtagaacgggagattcacagcatgaacgtgctcctgaaaaatctgcaggaattgtgtgatgcaatcatgacAACATGgcccagaatctcaaaggaatgtttccagcatcttgtggaatccatgccatgaagaattgaggctgttttgagagcaaagggaggtcCTACCCAGTATGAGTatagtgttcctattaaagtgcttggtgagtgtatgtattttttgtagCTGAATCTCAAATGATGTTCTATACCATGCATGTAGGACACAAGGTAGGGTGTACTGTTGTGCTATATTCTATGTAGGGAGCAAACAAAGTGAATCAGAATTTACTTGGGTCTCAAGTAAGAAATGTACAATATAACATAAGAAAAAAACTTTACTctgattaatgaataaaaaagacaTTATACTGTTAGATAAAACCGTGTTGCATCTTTAAAGAAATGCCTTTTAAAAGAGGAAGAAACGTTGGCAGTCAGTCCCTACTGGACATTTCTCTGCTAGTAGAAAAGAGACTTTAGCTAGAGACATTAATCAGTGAAGTCAGTGAAGTTTGTGTTTGACCAATCAATGATCAACACTATTTAAAGGATGattgacaaatgaaaggaaaaattgGCTGCTCTTTAATGCTATGGAGGGAATATTGCTGGCATGTTTTGGTCCACTGTCTTCTTAAAGGAAACGACCATCGCAAATCAATTCAAAGCTGCTCTGACTGATCACATTTATCCTATGAGAAACATCTTTATCCTGATGTgagtggccttcacagtcaTTTGATCTCAACCCACGTTAACACCTATGGGAAATTTTGAACCGAtgtgttagacagtgctctcAACCACCATGATCAAAACACCAATTGAGGGAATATCCTTTGCATAAATGCTGTTTATCCTTTCAGCatagttccagagacttgtagaatatATGCCAAGGAGCACTGAAGCTTGTGGTAGCCTGACATCTTACTAAGAcacttcatgttgtttttttcctttaaattgtcatctgtctgtatatataCCAGCTTGGTTGCATGGTATGTGGGCAAGAACAGTAAACAAATTCAGCACGGGTAATTAGATTGTGGAACAGCTTGCTTGGCAGTGGAAAAATGACAACATGCGGGATCATGGTTAGTTTTTTGCACTGAGCAGTGCAGCACCATCCAGTGGAAAAGCACTAATAGCTTTCGCAAGATGCACTTCATTGTGATATGCATCAGCACAACTTATTCACTGTTCATTAATATTAAGCTATCTACATCAGTGATATCCTGAGTGATCCTCTGAGCTTTTCTGTGGAAGACCTCAAGCTTTTCCTTCAATCTGAAGTTTAATCTCTGATGCCTCATCTATCTTTGGACCAGAATCTGCAGACTTTTGATTCTCGTGGACTAGCTCAATCACAGACACTGTGTTCATTCTTGTGGAACACCTGCGCATGGAGGATGAAAACTGCCGTGTGAGGTTAGGTTTTCCCATGACACTCCTCAGCTGCTCCCAGAAGAAGGCTTGATGTTTGGGCTGTTCAGGCCACTCTAAATAGGTTTTGTTGCTCAGCATCTTTTTGAGTTTACAGTACTTGCTGGGCAGGGAGTTTGGATCGATGGGTTCCTTCACCACTAGGATGACATCACTGGTCTTGCCCATGCCCATGGCTCGCTGCTGGGCAAAGTAGAGCTCATAGTTGCACCACTCACTGTTCACAAAGTGCCGTGACAGGACAAAGATAACCTTAACAATGAAACAGGTGGTTAGAATGTTTTGCAAAATGGTTAAAGTGCACTCATGCATGTGACCTGTCAACTTGGAAAGGATGAAATTCTAACAGTTTAGACAAACATGTTATTGTATGTCTATATCCATTTGTATGGCTTTCAacaataagtaagta
This Ictalurus furcatus strain D&B chromosome 1, Billie_1.0, whole genome shotgun sequence DNA region includes the following protein-coding sequences:
- the LOC128610316 gene encoding protein S100-A1-like, coding for MASQLENAMETLIKVFHTYSSKEGDKYKLSKAELRSLLQGELSVFLAASKDPLVVEKIINDLDQNRDGEVDFHEFVILVAALTVACNDFFVECMKN
- the LOC128610305 gene encoding protein S100-A1, translated to MVSQLESAMDSLIKVFHTYSSKEGDKYKLSKAEMKSLLQGELSDFLAASKDPLVVEKIMSDLDENRDGEVDFQEFVVLVAALTVACNDFFVQCMKN